From Aerosticca soli, a single genomic window includes:
- a CDS encoding prepilin peptidase has product MLDLPLWAWLVCAGVLGLLVGSFLNVVILRLPARMEALWRREAHEALGLDAGEEPLPPGIVREPSHCPHCGHRLRAFDNIPLLGWLKLKGRCRHCGARISLQYPLVEAAVAVLSVLVVARLGPGGKALAGLVFTWMLVALTGIDLRTRLLPDQLTYPLLWLGLLLSLTGLFVPAPMAILGAALGYLSLWSVYWLFKLATGKEGMGYGDFKLLAALGAWMGPGALLPVILLSSLIGALLGGALIVFGRHRREVPIPFGPFLAGAGWLWLLAGDALWGLYAQLAGWR; this is encoded by the coding sequence ATGCTCGACCTCCCTTTGTGGGCGTGGCTCGTCTGCGCCGGCGTGCTCGGCCTGCTGGTGGGCAGTTTCCTCAATGTGGTGATCCTGCGCCTGCCCGCGCGCATGGAAGCGCTGTGGCGACGCGAGGCGCACGAAGCGCTCGGCCTCGACGCCGGCGAGGAACCCCTGCCGCCCGGCATCGTCCGCGAACCCTCGCACTGCCCGCACTGCGGGCATCGGTTGCGCGCCTTCGACAACATTCCGCTCTTGGGCTGGCTGAAGCTCAAGGGCCGTTGCCGCCATTGCGGTGCACGCATTTCGCTCCAGTATCCGTTGGTGGAGGCTGCGGTCGCCGTGTTGAGCGTGCTCGTCGTGGCCCGCTTAGGTCCCGGCGGGAAGGCTCTGGCGGGGCTGGTCTTCACCTGGATGCTGGTGGCGCTGACGGGGATCGACCTGCGTACCCGCTTGCTGCCCGATCAGCTCACCTATCCGCTGCTCTGGCTGGGGCTGCTGCTCTCGCTCACGGGGCTGTTCGTGCCGGCGCCGATGGCGATCCTGGGCGCCGCGCTCGGCTATCTCAGCCTGTGGAGCGTGTACTGGCTGTTCAAGCTCGCCACCGGCAAGGAAGGCATGGGCTATGGCGATTTCAAGCTGCTGGCCGCCCTCGGCGCCTGGATGGGGCCTGGGGCATTGCTGCCGGTGATCCTGCTGTCCTCGCTCATCGGCGCGCTGCTGGGCGGGGCACTGATCGTGTTCGGACGCCATCGCCGCGAGGTGCCGATCCCCTTCGGGCCGTTCCTGGCCGGTGCCGGCTGGCTCTGGCTGCTGGCCGGCGATGCGCTCTGGGGCCTCTACGCGCAGCTTGCGGGCTGGCGATGA
- a CDS encoding superoxide dismutase: MAFELPPLPYEKNALEPHISAETLEYHYGKHHQTYVTTLNKLIEGTEFSSMPLEEIIKKSSGPLFNNAAQVWNHTFYWHCLSPKGGGAPSGKLADGINQAFGSFDKFKEEFSKSAVANFGSGWTWLVQRPDGTLAIVNTSNAATPITGSDKPLLTCDVWEHAYYIDYRNARAKYVESFWNLVNWEFAASKLA, encoded by the coding sequence ATGGCGTTCGAACTTCCCCCGCTGCCTTACGAGAAGAATGCGCTCGAGCCGCACATCTCCGCCGAGACGCTGGAATACCACTACGGCAAGCACCACCAGACCTACGTCACCACGCTCAACAAGCTGATCGAGGGCACCGAGTTTTCCTCCATGCCGCTCGAGGAGATCATCAAGAAATCCTCAGGGCCGCTGTTCAACAACGCCGCCCAGGTGTGGAACCACACCTTCTACTGGCATTGCCTGAGCCCCAAGGGCGGCGGCGCGCCGAGCGGCAAGCTCGCCGACGGCATCAACCAGGCGTTCGGTTCCTTCGACAAGTTCAAGGAGGAGTTCTCCAAGTCGGCCGTGGCGAACTTTGGCTCCGGCTGGACCTGGCTGGTGCAGCGGCCCGATGGCACGCTCGCCATCGTCAACACCTCCAACGCGGCCACGCCGATCACCGGCAGCGACAAGCCCCTGCTGACCTGCGACGTGTGGGAGCACGCCTATTACATCGACTACCGCAACGCGCGGGCCAAGTACGTCGAGTCGTTCTGGAATCTGGTCAACTGGGAATTTGCCGCCTCCAAACTCGCCTGA
- a CDS encoding TonB-dependent receptor: protein MNNRLRAKLLPFAVSALLAAAAPVGAQETSAAISGRVLDANGQPVAGAVVQIVHEPSGTTKVTTTDASGRYAAQGLRVGGPYDVTVSKAGLSQAEQHEVYLKLAQDTAINLVMGTGQAATSLAGVTVTGTAGAQVFNPDNKGLSTVITGRDLRMLPMPGRSIQDVVRLDPRIAITDRGDGSISAVGQNTRYNRISVDGVGVGDPFGLNSNGMPYIGSPVSMDTIAEYNISTANYDTTSDTVGADVNAVTKSGTNEFHGSAYYAYRNADDMVGKAGWLDKNRSYQGYDRDWTGGVTLGGPIVKDKLFFFASYEKQKTIGLGNDSANGLDPNLGNGPSTSNKISPGDLQRIIDTANKLGLKPGDFSGGGVDLESKRSLAKLDWNITDNHRASLSFQRTKETQPVVQGNSNNAIGLTSYWYTKNSDTKNYSLQLFDDWNDVLSTETKIGYKDFSQVRTVPWQQPQVYVNLGKDVTGKPNGSPPYVDLGEDQYSDYNSIATKTWTLFSAATLYLGDHTVRGGIDFEQDKIYNLFGRTEFGAYTFWGIDNFARGIYYQYDLYQPAQGYTLDDVAAKWRMRRYSGFLQDTWQVTDQFSLMYGFRVNRYATGDKPIYNPTFEKAFGYRNDNTINGRVQVEPRLSFNYSFNTERPTQLRGGVGLFQSNPPTVWMTNPYQNNGMTVATYSVRNSSNAPVGPGTPYPAFSPDPFGQNIPGAAGKQMNVDTIAPDFKLPSVWKSSIALDHELPWLGIVGSLEYEHIQVRNAIFYKNINIGAPTGRLPDGRYTFYKNPLGGPTGNTNRANANPAFSGTSTLLDNTSKGGSDALTLSFKKPFADDWAASLGVTLAHAKEVNPGTSSQASSNFSNNVWVNPNEEVDGVANYAVTRRVVGTLTWSHAFFGDYATTISAFYNGQTGQPYSWTFGNDANGDSYSRDLVYIPRPGDVEFQAGTSAQAIQQFYDYIQHDDYLKHHQGEIAKRNKARAAWTNELDMSFSQEIPGLFKGNKGEIRLDIYNFLNLLDKDWGQQSYIPFPYTRTLANYQGVDKATGKYIYGLPVDASGNYQPGPKVIYDAGRDIKTNVVSRWSALLTLRYTF from the coding sequence ATGAACAACCGACTTCGGGCCAAACTCCTGCCATTTGCCGTCAGCGCATTGCTCGCGGCTGCAGCGCCGGTCGGCGCCCAGGAAACCTCCGCCGCGATCAGCGGTCGTGTGCTCGATGCCAACGGCCAGCCGGTGGCCGGCGCCGTGGTGCAGATCGTGCATGAGCCTTCGGGCACCACCAAGGTCACCACCACGGATGCCAGCGGTCGCTATGCGGCACAGGGCCTGCGCGTGGGCGGCCCCTACGACGTCACCGTGTCCAAGGCCGGGCTGAGCCAGGCCGAGCAGCACGAGGTGTACCTGAAGCTGGCCCAGGACACGGCGATCAATCTGGTCATGGGGACGGGGCAGGCGGCCACCAGTCTCGCCGGTGTCACGGTCACGGGGACCGCCGGTGCCCAGGTGTTCAATCCGGACAACAAGGGTTTGTCGACCGTGATCACGGGGCGTGACCTGCGCATGCTGCCGATGCCCGGGCGCTCCATCCAGGACGTGGTGCGTTTGGATCCGCGCATTGCCATCACCGACCGGGGCGATGGCTCCATTTCGGCCGTGGGCCAGAACACCCGCTACAACCGCATCAGCGTCGACGGCGTCGGTGTCGGTGATCCATTCGGCCTCAATTCCAACGGCATGCCCTATATCGGTTCGCCGGTGTCGATGGATACGATTGCCGAATACAATATTTCCACCGCCAATTACGACACGACCTCCGATACGGTCGGTGCGGACGTCAATGCGGTGACCAAGAGCGGTACCAATGAGTTCCATGGTTCTGCCTATTATGCCTATCGCAATGCTGACGACATGGTGGGTAAAGCCGGTTGGCTGGATAAGAACCGCAGTTACCAGGGCTACGACCGCGACTGGACCGGCGGTGTCACCCTGGGCGGGCCCATCGTCAAGGACAAGCTGTTTTTCTTCGCCAGCTACGAAAAGCAGAAAACCATCGGCCTGGGCAACGATTCGGCCAATGGTCTGGATCCGAATCTCGGCAATGGCCCGTCGACATCGAACAAGATCTCCCCGGGGGATCTGCAGCGCATCATCGATACGGCCAACAAGCTCGGTTTGAAACCCGGCGATTTCAGTGGCGGTGGCGTCGATCTCGAAAGCAAGCGTTCCCTGGCCAAGCTGGACTGGAACATCACGGACAATCACCGCGCATCCTTGAGCTTCCAGCGCACCAAGGAAACCCAGCCCGTGGTGCAGGGCAACAGTAACAATGCCATCGGTCTCACCAGCTACTGGTACACCAAGAATAGTGATACCAAGAATTACTCGCTGCAGTTATTCGACGATTGGAACGATGTGCTTTCCACTGAAACCAAGATCGGCTACAAGGATTTCTCGCAGGTCCGTACCGTTCCCTGGCAACAACCGCAGGTTTACGTCAACCTGGGCAAGGATGTGACTGGTAAGCCGAATGGTTCGCCACCCTACGTCGATCTGGGTGAGGATCAGTACAGCGACTACAATTCGATTGCCACCAAGACCTGGACTTTGTTCAGTGCAGCCACGCTTTATCTTGGCGACCATACCGTTCGTGGCGGCATCGATTTCGAGCAGGACAAAATCTACAACCTGTTCGGCCGGACAGAATTCGGTGCCTACACGTTCTGGGGTATCGACAATTTCGCTCGGGGCATCTATTACCAATACGATCTCTACCAGCCGGCACAAGGTTATACGCTGGACGACGTGGCAGCCAAATGGCGCATGCGTCGCTACAGCGGCTTCCTGCAGGACACCTGGCAGGTCACCGATCAGTTCTCGTTGATGTACGGCTTCCGCGTTAATCGCTACGCCACCGGTGACAAGCCGATCTACAATCCGACCTTCGAAAAGGCTTTTGGCTATCGCAACGACAATACCATCAATGGTCGTGTGCAGGTCGAGCCGCGGTTGTCTTTCAATTACTCGTTCAACACCGAGAGGCCGACGCAGCTGCGCGGTGGCGTTGGTCTGTTCCAGTCGAATCCACCCACGGTGTGGATGACCAACCCCTACCAGAATAACGGTATGACGGTGGCGACTTATTCGGTTCGCAATAGCAGCAACGCCCCCGTGGGGCCCGGGACGCCGTATCCGGCCTTCAGTCCGGATCCTTTTGGGCAGAACATTCCGGGCGCTGCCGGTAAGCAGATGAACGTCGATACCATTGCGCCTGATTTCAAACTGCCTTCGGTTTGGAAATCCAGTATCGCGCTCGATCATGAATTGCCGTGGTTGGGCATTGTCGGTTCGCTGGAGTACGAACACATCCAGGTACGGAATGCCATCTTTTATAAAAACATCAACATAGGAGCTCCCACGGGTCGCTTGCCCGATGGTCGCTACACTTTCTACAAGAACCCTCTAGGTGGGCCGACCGGGAATACCAATCGAGCCAATGCCAACCCTGCATTCTCCGGCACCAGCACCCTGCTGGACAATACTAGCAAGGGTGGTTCCGATGCCTTGACCTTATCATTCAAGAAGCCTTTTGCCGACGATTGGGCGGCCAGCCTCGGCGTCACCCTTGCCCATGCCAAGGAAGTCAATCCGGGGACGTCGAGCCAGGCTTCGTCCAATTTTAGTAACAATGTCTGGGTCAATCCCAATGAGGAGGTCGATGGTGTCGCCAACTATGCGGTCACCCGTCGTGTCGTGGGCACGTTGACGTGGTCGCATGCGTTCTTTGGTGATTATGCGACGACGATCAGTGCCTTTTACAATGGCCAGACTGGTCAGCCCTACAGCTGGACGTTCGGCAACGATGCCAATGGCGACAGCTATAGCCGTGACCTGGTTTATATTCCTCGCCCCGGTGACGTCGAGTTCCAGGCGGGCACGTCGGCCCAGGCCATCCAGCAGTTCTATGATTATATCCAGCATGATGATTACCTGAAGCATCATCAAGGTGAGATCGCCAAGCGCAACAAGGCTCGTGCCGCCTGGACCAATGAGCTGGACATGAGTTTCAGCCAGGAGATTCCCGGCTTGTTCAAGGGCAATAAAGGCGAAATCAGGCTCGATATCTATAATTTCCTCAATCTGCTGGACAAGGACTGGGGGCAGCAGTCCTATATTCCTTTCCCATATACCCGTACCCTGGCCAACTACCAGGGCGTCGACAAGGCTACCGGCAAATACATCTACGGTCTGCCGGTCGACGCATCCGGCAATTATCAGCCTGGGCCGAAGGTCATTTACGATGCCGGTCGCGACATCAAGACCAACGTCGTTTCGCGCTGGTCGGCGTTGTTGACCCTGCGCTATACCTTCTAA
- a CDS encoding type II secretion system F family protein, whose product MATATAAAKNARTLGAQRAEVSQLTLYDWVALDKRGKRMKGEMAAKNASLVKAELRRQGMNPQSVRERGKPLFGAAGSSVKPRDVAIFSRQIATMMASGIPMVQAFDIIAGGQRNVRFKNMLTDVKQAIEGGSSLHEALARYPVQFDELYRNLVRAGESAGVLDTVLDTVATYKEKMEAIKSKIKKALFYPTMVLAVALLVSMIMLLFVVPVFAQTFRDAGAELPAPTQVVISASEFMKSYWWVVIGGIVGSIVAAVMAKKRSPAFAHALDRLSLRLPVIGNILRQSAIARFARTLGVTFRAGVPLVEAMDAVAGATGSVVYGDAVRQMRDDIAVGHQLQLAMRQTGLFPNMVVQMTAIGEESGALDSMLFKVAEFYEEEVNNAVDTLSTLLEPLIMVILGVLVGGMVVSLYLPIFKLAGTV is encoded by the coding sequence ATGGCCACCGCTACCGCAGCCGCAAAAAACGCCCGCACGCTGGGCGCCCAACGCGCCGAAGTCAGCCAGCTGACGCTGTACGACTGGGTGGCGCTTGACAAGCGCGGCAAGCGCATGAAGGGCGAAATGGCGGCGAAGAATGCCTCGCTGGTCAAGGCCGAGCTGCGCCGACAGGGCATGAACCCGCAAAGCGTGCGCGAACGCGGCAAGCCGCTCTTCGGCGCCGCCGGCAGTTCGGTCAAGCCGCGCGACGTGGCCATCTTCAGCCGCCAGATCGCCACCATGATGGCCTCCGGCATCCCGATGGTGCAGGCCTTCGACATCATCGCCGGCGGGCAGAGGAACGTCCGCTTCAAGAACATGCTCACCGACGTGAAGCAGGCGATCGAGGGCGGCTCCTCGCTGCACGAAGCGCTCGCACGCTACCCGGTGCAGTTCGACGAGCTCTATCGCAACCTGGTGCGCGCCGGCGAATCGGCGGGCGTGCTGGATACCGTGCTCGACACCGTCGCCACCTACAAAGAAAAAATGGAGGCGATCAAGAGCAAGATCAAAAAAGCCCTGTTCTATCCGACCATGGTGCTGGCGGTGGCGCTGCTGGTCAGCATGATCATGCTCTTGTTCGTGGTGCCGGTGTTCGCGCAGACCTTCCGCGACGCCGGCGCGGAGCTGCCGGCGCCCACGCAGGTCGTCATCTCGGCCTCGGAGTTCATGAAAAGCTACTGGTGGGTGGTGATCGGCGGCATCGTCGGCAGCATCGTCGCGGCGGTGATGGCCAAAAAGCGCTCGCCGGCCTTCGCCCATGCGCTGGACCGGCTGTCCCTGCGCCTGCCGGTGATCGGCAACATCCTGCGCCAGTCGGCGATCGCCCGCTTCGCGCGCACTCTCGGTGTCACCTTCCGCGCCGGCGTGCCGCTGGTGGAGGCCATGGACGCGGTGGCCGGCGCCACCGGCAGCGTGGTCTACGGGGATGCGGTCAGGCAGATGCGCGACGACATCGCCGTCGGTCACCAGTTGCAGCTGGCGATGCGTCAGACCGGCCTGTTTCCGAACATGGTGGTGCAGATGACCGCGATCGGCGAGGAATCCGGCGCGCTGGACAGCATGTTGTTCAAGGTGGCCGAGTTCTATGAGGAAGAGGTCAACAACGCGGTCGACACCCTCTCCACTCTGCTCGAGCCCTTGATCATGGTGATCCTGGGCGTGCTGGTGGGCGGCATGGTGGTCTCGCTTTATCTGCCGATCTTCAAGCTGGCCGGCACGGTCTAA
- a CDS encoding lysophospholipid acyltransferase family protein produces the protein MLSVEQTLAERLPWLASRPVIRRPLASVLSRLADERGFNAALTRAGPCAGLAFVDHALEGLGVGYRVDLREREHIPAEGPLLVVANHPLGMVDALAVLQLVGSVREDVRILANDWLGAMKPLQPLLLPVNVFGGAASSLRGVYRAFARGEAVVIFPAGEVSRVRGTGVRDGRWAEGFARLALRKRIPVLPVHVVARNSLAFYGLSLLARPLGTAMLPREAASPSCRCLTLRVGALVAAEELERRSGGSPRRAANLMRRHVYRIGGHRRPLFEGQTALAHPESAARVAGDLLAHGEKLADLADGKQIFLLPGAADGALIRELGRLRELTFRQVGEGTGRRRDIDACDAYYEHLVLWDPAAVRIVGAYRLGDARRILLGHGVTGLYTASLFNYAPAFVPTLAQGVELGRSFIAQAYWRSRALDQLWQGIGLYLARRPHVRYLFGPVSLSASLPREAREWIVAAHRHYFGKPGLAAARRPFVVPAVTLSQVEAHLGGLDCKRGLNRLRHHLDALGASLPVLYRRYVDLVEPQGVRFLDFGEDPAFSGCVDGLVMIDLAHVRPAMRQRYLQGSEPKSA, from the coding sequence ATGCTGAGTGTCGAGCAAACCCTCGCCGAACGTCTGCCATGGCTGGCCAGCCGGCCGGTGATCCGCCGCCCGCTGGCCAGCGTGTTGAGCCGCCTGGCCGATGAGCGGGGATTCAATGCCGCCCTGACCCGCGCGGGCCCCTGCGCGGGGCTGGCCTTCGTCGATCATGCACTGGAGGGACTTGGCGTCGGCTACCGGGTCGACCTGCGCGAACGCGAGCACATCCCCGCCGAAGGCCCCTTGCTGGTGGTGGCCAACCATCCGCTGGGCATGGTCGATGCCTTGGCCGTGCTGCAACTGGTGGGTTCGGTACGCGAGGACGTGCGCATCCTCGCCAACGACTGGCTCGGTGCCATGAAGCCCTTGCAGCCGCTGCTGCTGCCGGTGAACGTCTTCGGCGGCGCGGCTTCTTCGTTGCGTGGCGTCTACCGTGCCTTCGCGCGCGGGGAGGCGGTGGTGATCTTCCCCGCCGGCGAGGTCTCGCGCGTGCGCGGCACGGGCGTGCGCGACGGGCGTTGGGCCGAAGGCTTTGCCCGTCTTGCCTTGCGCAAGCGGATTCCGGTCCTGCCGGTGCATGTCGTGGCGCGCAATTCCCTGGCCTTCTACGGACTTTCGCTGCTGGCGCGTCCGCTCGGTACGGCGATGCTGCCGCGCGAGGCGGCCTCGCCATCCTGCCGTTGCTTGACCTTGCGGGTCGGCGCGCTCGTCGCCGCCGAGGAGTTGGAGCGGCGCAGTGGCGGCTCGCCGCGCCGTGCCGCCAACCTGATGCGCCGGCACGTCTACCGCATCGGCGGGCATCGCCGACCGCTCTTCGAGGGTCAGACCGCGCTGGCGCATCCGGAGTCTGCCGCGCGGGTGGCTGGCGATTTGTTGGCCCATGGCGAGAAGCTGGCCGACCTTGCCGACGGCAAGCAGATCTTCCTGCTGCCGGGCGCCGCGGATGGCGCGCTGATACGCGAGCTCGGTCGCCTGCGCGAGCTGACCTTCCGCCAGGTGGGCGAGGGTACCGGCCGGCGGCGGGATATCGATGCCTGCGATGCCTATTACGAGCATCTCGTGTTGTGGGATCCCGCCGCGGTGCGCATCGTCGGCGCCTACCGTCTTGGGGATGCGCGCCGGATCCTTTTAGGACACGGCGTGACCGGGCTCTATACGGCCAGTCTGTTCAACTACGCGCCGGCGTTCGTGCCCACGCTCGCGCAGGGCGTCGAGCTCGGACGCAGCTTCATCGCGCAAGCCTATTGGCGCTCGCGGGCGCTCGACCAGCTGTGGCAGGGCATCGGGCTGTATCTCGCGCGCAGGCCCCATGTGCGTTATCTGTTCGGTCCGGTGAGTTTGTCGGCTAGCCTGCCGCGCGAGGCGCGCGAGTGGATCGTGGCCGCGCACCGGCATTACTTCGGCAAGCCCGGGCTGGCCGCGGCGCGACGGCCCTTCGTGGTGCCGGCGGTGACACTGAGCCAGGTCGAGGCCCATCTGGGTGGGCTCGATTGCAAGCGTGGCTTGAACCGCCTGCGCCATCATCTCGATGCGCTGGGCGCCAGCCTTCCGGTGCTCTATCGACGCTACGTGGACCTGGTCGAACCCCAGGGCGTGCGCTTTCTCGACTTCGGCGAAGATCCCGCATTCTCAGGCTGTGTGGACGGCCTGGTGATGATCGACCTTGCCCATGTCCGGCCGGCCATGCGCCAGCGCTATCTGCAGGGCAGTGAACCCAAGTCGGCCTGA
- the grxD gene encoding Grx4 family monothiol glutaredoxin, with product MDVNDRIKALLADHPVVLFMKGTPRFPMCGFSARAVKALEAAGMQFHAVNVLADPEVRAALPRFANWPTFPQLFIHGELIGGCDIIEDLAAAGELARMAADVAGTASA from the coding sequence ATGGACGTCAACGACAGGATCAAGGCGCTGCTCGCCGATCATCCGGTGGTGCTCTTCATGAAAGGCACGCCCCGGTTTCCGATGTGCGGGTTTTCGGCGCGTGCGGTGAAGGCGCTCGAGGCTGCCGGCATGCAGTTCCATGCCGTGAACGTGCTGGCCGATCCCGAAGTGCGCGCGGCGCTGCCGCGCTTTGCCAACTGGCCTACCTTTCCCCAGCTCTTCATCCACGGCGAGCTGATCGGCGGCTGCGACATCATCGAGGATCTGGCCGCCGCCGGGGAACTGGCGCGCATGGCTGCGGACGTCGCCGGGACCGCCTCGGCATGA
- a CDS encoding SDR family NAD(P)-dependent oxidoreductase — translation MSLPRVPWSGQWQADADTLAGRVVLVTGAYGGLGAAVSRAAAAAGATVVISGRRRRALEQLYDAMIGEGLAEPVIHPLDLETATPRDYEALAEGLERDFGRLDGIVHAAASFAGLTPLAVHQPDAWLRTLHVNVSAPFALTQACLPLLGRADDSAVVVILDDPSLVNRAHWGAYGVAKAALERYVEILHQETERGPVRAHALLPPPMRTALRREAYFGENSARLPLPAVAAPAVVHLLAPAGAAARGALLDLRQSA, via the coding sequence ATGAGTCTGCCGCGCGTTCCCTGGTCGGGGCAGTGGCAGGCCGACGCCGATACCCTCGCCGGTCGTGTGGTGCTGGTCACCGGAGCCTATGGCGGACTCGGCGCCGCGGTGTCGCGGGCGGCGGCCGCGGCCGGTGCCACGGTGGTCATCAGCGGTCGGCGCCGGCGTGCGCTGGAGCAGCTCTACGATGCCATGATCGGCGAAGGGCTGGCCGAACCGGTCATCCACCCGCTCGATCTGGAAACGGCCACGCCGCGCGACTATGAGGCGCTCGCCGAAGGTCTCGAGCGCGACTTCGGTCGCCTGGACGGCATCGTCCACGCCGCGGCGAGCTTCGCCGGACTCACGCCGCTTGCGGTCCATCAGCCCGATGCGTGGCTGCGCACCCTGCACGTCAACGTCTCGGCGCCGTTCGCGCTGACCCAGGCCTGCCTGCCCTTGCTCGGCCGGGCGGACGACAGCGCGGTGGTGGTCATCCTGGATGATCCCTCGCTGGTCAACCGTGCGCACTGGGGCGCCTATGGCGTGGCCAAGGCGGCGCTGGAGCGCTACGTCGAGATCCTGCACCAGGAAACCGAGCGCGGTCCGGTACGCGCGCATGCGTTGCTGCCGCCGCCGATGCGCACAGCGCTGCGGCGCGAGGCCTATTTCGGCGAGAACAGCGCGCGTCTGCCGTTGCCGGCGGTGGCCGCGCCGGCGGTCGTCCATCTGCTCGCGCCAGCGGGTGCCGCCGCCCGCGGCGCCTTGCTGGATCTGCGCCAATCGGCCTGA
- the ppnN gene encoding nucleotide 5'-monophosphate nucleosidase PpnN has product MGYEHAESFTTHTPLPKRADTVSARISPAGGLDVLSRNEVARLRDASGSGLHALLRRCALAVLTSGNISDDPRSMFEQYPDFDIQVLQQDRGIKIELTNAPGQAFVDGQIIRGINELIVAVIRDIVYVSAQMEQGAFDLEDSVGITHAVFEILRNARILKPQIDPNLVVCWGGHSISRDEYEYTKQVGYQLGLRAMDICTGCGPGAMKGPMKGATIAHAKQRRRNNRYIGITEPGIIAAESPNPIVNQLVIMPDIEKRLEAFVRTAHGIIVFPGGVGTAEEILYLLGILLHPDNAGIPFPLVFTGPAEASPYFEQIDRFLRLALGDDVASRYEILMGDPITVARSMVKGIDRVRNYRLETKDAFFFNWALSVPFEFQQPFRPTHEAMRSLAIHRDRPRHELAADLRRVFSGIVAGNVKDEGIRAIEERGPFEIDGDPVIMQALDALLQAFVQQQRMKLPGGNAYVPCYRIPGGRRSPAVKA; this is encoded by the coding sequence ATGGGCTACGAACACGCGGAAAGCTTTACCACCCACACGCCCCTGCCGAAGCGGGCGGATACCGTCAGCGCACGCATCTCGCCCGCCGGCGGGCTGGACGTGCTTTCCCGCAACGAAGTGGCGCGGTTGCGCGATGCCAGCGGCTCGGGGCTGCATGCACTGCTTCGGCGCTGCGCGCTGGCGGTGCTGACCTCGGGCAACATCAGCGACGATCCCCGCTCGATGTTCGAGCAATATCCGGACTTCGACATCCAGGTGCTGCAGCAGGACCGCGGCATCAAGATCGAGCTCACCAACGCGCCCGGGCAAGCCTTCGTCGACGGGCAGATCATCCGTGGCATCAACGAGCTGATCGTCGCGGTGATACGCGACATCGTCTACGTCTCCGCGCAGATGGAACAAGGCGCCTTCGATCTCGAGGACTCGGTGGGCATCACGCATGCCGTGTTCGAGATCCTGCGCAATGCGCGCATCCTCAAGCCGCAGATCGATCCCAACCTCGTGGTGTGCTGGGGCGGTCATTCGATCTCACGCGACGAATACGAATACACCAAGCAGGTGGGCTACCAGCTCGGCCTGCGGGCCATGGACATCTGCACCGGCTGCGGGCCCGGCGCCATGAAAGGGCCGATGAAGGGCGCCACCATCGCCCATGCCAAGCAGCGGCGCCGCAACAACCGTTACATCGGCATCACCGAGCCCGGCATCATCGCGGCGGAGTCGCCCAACCCGATCGTCAACCAGCTCGTCATCATGCCGGACATCGAAAAGCGGCTGGAGGCCTTCGTCCGTACCGCGCACGGCATCATCGTCTTCCCCGGTGGCGTGGGTACGGCTGAGGAAATCCTGTACCTGCTCGGCATCCTGCTGCACCCGGACAACGCCGGCATTCCGTTCCCGTTGGTTTTCACCGGGCCTGCCGAGGCCTCGCCCTATTTCGAGCAGATCGATCGTTTCCTGCGGCTGGCGCTCGGGGATGACGTGGCCTCGCGCTACGAGATCCTCATGGGCGATCCGATCACCGTCGCGCGCTCCATGGTCAAGGGCATCGACCGCGTACGCAACTACCGTTTGGAGACCAAGGACGCATTCTTTTTCAACTGGGCGCTCAGCGTACCCTTCGAGTTCCAGCAGCCCTTCCGCCCCACCCATGAGGCGATGCGTTCGCTCGCGATCCATCGCGACCGCCCTCGCCACGAGCTCGCGGCCGACCTGCGGCGAGTCTTTTCCGGCATTGTCGCGGGTAACGTGAAGGACGAGGGCATCCGCGCGATCGAAGAGCGCGGCCCGTTCGAAATCGACGGTGACCCGGTGATCATGCAGGCGCTCGATGCGTTGCTGCAGGCGTTCGTGCAGCAGCAGCGCATGAAGCTGCCGGGAGGCAATGCCTACGTGCCCTGCTACCGTATCCCCGGTGGCCGCCGGAGCCCTGCTGTCAAGGCATGA
- a CDS encoding YhgN family NAAT transporter gives MTTLSAGILLFLIMDPLGNVPLFLSLLKDVPPKRRRVVLIRELLIALAVLMGFLIGGRHLLELLQLRQESISIAGGIVLFLIGIRMVFPTPDGGIFGKPGQGEPFIVPMAIPGVAGPSAMSALLLLTNTAPGRTADWATALLLAWLATAAILLSATYLFRWLGESVLTALERVMGMLLIALSVQMFMGGVTAYLRAS, from the coding sequence ATGACCACGCTCTCGGCGGGCATCCTGTTGTTCCTGATCATGGATCCGCTCGGCAACGTGCCGCTGTTTCTCAGCCTGCTCAAGGACGTGCCGCCCAAGCGCCGGCGCGTGGTGCTGATCCGCGAACTGCTGATCGCGCTGGCGGTGTTGATGGGGTTCCTGATCGGCGGGCGGCATCTGCTCGAACTGCTGCAGTTGCGGCAGGAATCGATCAGCATCGCCGGCGGCATCGTGTTGTTCCTGATCGGCATCCGCATGGTCTTCCCGACGCCCGACGGCGGCATTTTCGGCAAGCCCGGGCAGGGCGAGCCCTTCATCGTGCCGATGGCGATCCCGGGCGTGGCCGGGCCCTCGGCGATGTCGGCCCTGCTGCTGCTCACCAATACCGCCCCCGGGCGGACCGCCGACTGGGCGACCGCCCTGCTGCTGGCCTGGCTGGCGACCGCCGCCATCCTGCTCAGTGCCACCTACCTTTTCCGCTGGCTGGGCGAGAGCGTGCTCACGGCACTGGAGCGGGTGATGGGCATGCTGCTGATCGCGCTCTCGGTGCAGATGTTCATGGGCGGCGTCACCGCCTACCTGCGCGCCAGCTGA